One segment of Amycolatopsis alba DSM 44262 DNA contains the following:
- a CDS encoding HAD family hydrolase, whose amino-acid sequence MTEPSTLDGLAAVLWDMDGTLVDSEKLWDVALYEAVETLGGTLSEEQRLSLVGSNMDDTAAFLLEVCGKPVTRESIAEMGEWIRKRTANLFDGPLPWRPGAQELLELLRANGVPMALVTSTERSLTELALNTIGREYFAATVCGDEVDGLNKPDARPYRLATELLGVPASRCVAIEDSPPGAASAAAAGCTVVVIPNDVDVEPGERRVFRSSLVGLDVPTLTALLP is encoded by the coding sequence GTGACCGAACCGTCCACACTGGACGGACTCGCCGCCGTGCTGTGGGATATGGACGGCACGCTGGTCGACTCGGAGAAGCTGTGGGACGTCGCCCTCTACGAGGCCGTCGAAACCCTCGGCGGCACGCTGAGCGAGGAGCAGCGCCTGAGCCTTGTCGGATCCAATATGGACGACACGGCCGCGTTCCTGCTGGAAGTGTGCGGCAAACCCGTCACGCGTGAGTCGATCGCGGAGATGGGGGAGTGGATCCGCAAGCGGACGGCCAACCTCTTCGACGGCCCGCTCCCGTGGCGTCCCGGCGCGCAGGAGCTGCTCGAACTGTTGCGCGCCAACGGCGTCCCGATGGCGCTGGTCACCTCCACCGAACGGTCGCTGACCGAACTCGCGCTCAACACCATCGGCCGCGAGTACTTCGCGGCCACCGTCTGCGGTGACGAGGTCGATGGTCTGAACAAACCGGACGCCAGGCCGTACCGGTTGGCGACGGAGCTGCTGGGAGTCCCGGCTTCCCGGTGCGTCGCGATCGAGGATTCGCCGCCGGGCGCGGCTTCCGCCGCCGCGGCGGGCTGCACGGTGGTGGTGATCCCGAACGACGTCGACGTCGAACCGGGGGAGCGGCGCGTGTTCCGTTCGTCGCTGGTCGGTCTCGACGTGCCCACGCTGACCGCGTTGCTGCCCTGA
- a CDS encoding DNA-3-methyladenine glycosylase 2 family protein produces MHEDFERCVRAVQAKDARFDGWFFTAVLTTRIYCRASCPVVPPKPQNMSFYPSAAAAQEAGFRACKRCRPDASPGSPQWNERADLVARAMRLIADGVVDTGGVSELAARLGYSVRQVERHVRAELGAGPLSLARAQRAQTARLLIETTGLSMIDVALAAGFGSVRTFNDTVREVFALSPTELRARVRTAPATASGTLNLRLPYRKPLFPDNLFGHLVATGVPGVEEWRDGAYRRTLRLPHGPAVVALKPEDGHIGCRLTLSDLRDLSTAISRCRRLLDLDADPVAVDDALAADKFLGPLVSAAPGRRVPRTVDGDEFAVRAVLGQQVSTAAARTHAARLVLAHGEPVDDPDGGLTHVFPDAAALAEIDPESLAMPQSRKRTLLGLVAELNDGGLDLGAGSDWQRARERLHALPGFGPWTVESIAMRSLGDPDAFLPTDLGVKVAAKGLGLTPAAFAAHAEHWRPWRAYAVQHLWATGDHPINRLPAA; encoded by the coding sequence GTGCATGAGGATTTCGAGCGCTGCGTACGGGCGGTCCAGGCGAAGGACGCCCGGTTCGACGGCTGGTTCTTCACGGCCGTCCTGACGACGCGGATCTACTGCCGGGCGAGTTGTCCCGTCGTCCCGCCCAAACCGCAGAACATGAGCTTCTACCCGAGCGCGGCGGCCGCGCAGGAGGCCGGGTTCCGCGCTTGTAAACGGTGCCGGCCGGACGCGAGCCCCGGTTCGCCGCAGTGGAACGAGCGCGCGGACCTGGTGGCCAGGGCGATGCGGCTGATCGCCGACGGCGTCGTCGACACCGGCGGCGTGAGCGAGCTGGCCGCCCGGCTCGGCTACAGCGTCCGGCAGGTCGAGCGGCATGTGCGGGCCGAACTCGGCGCGGGTCCGCTCAGTCTCGCCCGCGCGCAGCGAGCCCAGACGGCACGGCTGCTGATCGAGACGACCGGCCTGTCGATGATCGACGTCGCCCTCGCGGCGGGTTTCGGCAGCGTCCGGACCTTCAACGACACGGTCCGAGAGGTCTTCGCGCTGTCCCCGACCGAACTGCGGGCCCGTGTCCGCACCGCTCCGGCGACCGCGTCAGGGACGCTGAACCTGCGCCTGCCGTACCGGAAGCCGTTGTTCCCGGACAACCTCTTCGGGCATCTGGTCGCGACAGGCGTCCCCGGCGTCGAGGAATGGCGCGACGGCGCGTACCGCCGGACACTGCGGTTGCCGCACGGCCCCGCCGTCGTCGCGCTCAAGCCCGAAGACGGCCACATCGGCTGCCGGCTCACCCTGTCGGACCTGCGGGACCTCTCGACCGCGATCAGCCGCTGCCGCCGTCTGCTCGACCTCGATGCCGACCCGGTCGCGGTCGACGACGCCCTGGCCGCGGACAAGTTCCTCGGGCCGCTCGTGAGCGCCGCGCCCGGCAGGCGGGTGCCGAGGACGGTCGACGGCGACGAGTTCGCCGTCCGCGCCGTCCTCGGCCAGCAGGTGTCCACCGCCGCCGCCCGGACTCACGCCGCCCGGCTGGTCCTCGCGCACGGCGAGCCCGTCGACGATCCGGACGGCGGTCTCACCCATGTCTTCCCGGACGCCGCCGCGCTCGCGGAGATCGACCCGGAAAGCCTCGCGATGCCGCAGAGCCGCAAACGGACCCTGCTCGGCCTCGTCGCCGAACTGAACGACGGCGGACTCGACCTCGGTGCGGGCAGTGACTGGCAGCGAGCCAGGGAACGGCTGCACGCGCTGCCGGGTTTCGGTCCTTGGACCGTCGAGAGCATCGCGATGCGGTCGCTCGGCGACCCGGACGCCTTCCTGCCGACCGACCTCGGCGTCAAGGTCGCCGCGAAGGGGCTCGGGCTCACCCCTGCCGCGTTCGCCGCGCACGCCGAGCACTGGCGCCCGTGGCGCGCCTACGCCGTACAACACCTCTGGGCGACCGGAGATCACCCGATCAACCGGCTGCCCGCCGCCTGA
- a CDS encoding metallophosphoesterase family protein: MPHLFATSDLHVTHEGNAPIVDEVVPRTPDDWLLVAGDVAERAESVIGVLKTLRERFAKVVWVPGNHELWTTQKDECQLRGQARYEHLVERCREIDVLTPEDPYPVWEHQEKPLTIAPLFVLYDYSWRTPSAEGLLLQAAVEQAREAGVLCTDEFFLHPDPYPSRQAWCADRVKISTERLEAIPEDHGTVLMSHWPLHRHPTAPLYFPEFALWCGTTETEDWHQRFRAEVAVYGHLHIPRSTEADGVRFEEVSLGYPREWRKRARGPIPLRRIF, encoded by the coding sequence GTGCCGCATCTCTTCGCCACCAGCGACCTCCACGTCACCCATGAGGGCAACGCCCCGATCGTCGACGAGGTCGTCCCCCGGACCCCCGACGACTGGCTGCTCGTGGCCGGTGACGTCGCCGAACGCGCCGAATCCGTGATCGGGGTGCTCAAGACCTTGCGTGAACGTTTCGCGAAGGTCGTCTGGGTGCCCGGAAACCACGAGCTGTGGACCACGCAGAAGGACGAATGTCAGCTGCGCGGCCAAGCACGCTACGAGCACCTGGTCGAGCGCTGCCGGGAGATCGACGTGCTCACCCCGGAGGACCCGTACCCGGTCTGGGAGCACCAGGAGAAACCGCTCACGATCGCCCCGCTGTTCGTGCTGTACGACTACAGCTGGCGGACCCCCTCGGCCGAGGGACTGCTGTTGCAGGCGGCCGTCGAGCAGGCGCGTGAGGCAGGCGTGCTGTGCACGGACGAGTTCTTCCTGCACCCCGACCCGTACCCCAGCCGGCAGGCCTGGTGCGCCGACCGGGTGAAGATCAGCACGGAGCGGCTGGAGGCGATCCCCGAGGACCACGGGACGGTCCTGATGTCGCACTGGCCACTGCACCGCCACCCGACCGCGCCGCTGTACTTCCCGGAGTTCGCGCTGTGGTGCGGGACGACCGAGACCGAGGACTGGCACCAGCGGTTCCGGGCCGAGGTCGCCGTCTACGGGCATTTGCACATCCCGCGCTCGACCGAGGCCGACGGGGTGCGGTTCGAGGAGGTGTCACTCGGCTATCCGCGTGAGTGGCGGAAGCGGGCGCGGGGGCCGATCCCGCTGCGGCGCATCTTCTAG
- a CDS encoding PAC2 family protein, which produces MSEPVDETQRPGRDHPDDTKPIMIVAFEGWNDAGDAASRAVEHLQLNWDATPLSELSPDEYYDFQVSRPTVRMVDGVTRRVDWPTTRLSVCRPEGLSRDIVLVQGPEPNMRWRAFCAELLEHIQQLDVATVVTLGALLADTAHTRPVPVTGTAYDKDTASQFGLELNNYQGPTGIVGVLQDYCVQAGVPAVSIWAAVPHYVSHPPSPKATLALLHKLEDVLDVEIPLGALPEQAEEWQRTVTEMAEEDEEITEYVRGLEERGDAESEFTLDDVSGDKIAAEFERYLRRRRPGQDGPGRG; this is translated from the coding sequence GTGAGTGAGCCCGTCGACGAGACCCAGCGGCCCGGCCGCGACCACCCGGATGACACCAAGCCGATCATGATCGTCGCCTTCGAAGGATGGAACGACGCAGGTGACGCGGCCAGCCGGGCGGTCGAGCATCTTCAGCTCAACTGGGATGCGACACCGCTGAGCGAGCTGAGTCCGGACGAGTACTACGACTTCCAGGTGAGCAGACCGACCGTCCGGATGGTGGACGGCGTCACCCGAAGGGTCGATTGGCCGACCACGCGGCTCTCGGTGTGCCGCCCGGAGGGCCTCAGCCGGGACATCGTGCTGGTCCAAGGTCCCGAACCGAACATGCGCTGGCGTGCCTTCTGCGCCGAACTGCTGGAGCACATCCAGCAGCTGGACGTGGCCACCGTCGTCACCCTCGGCGCGCTGCTGGCCGACACCGCGCACACCCGTCCCGTTCCGGTCACCGGGACGGCGTACGACAAGGACACCGCTTCCCAGTTCGGCCTGGAGCTGAACAACTACCAGGGCCCGACCGGCATCGTCGGGGTCCTGCAGGACTACTGCGTGCAGGCGGGTGTGCCGGCGGTGTCGATCTGGGCGGCCGTGCCGCACTACGTCTCGCATCCGCCGTCACCCAAGGCCACGCTGGCGCTGCTGCACAAACTCGAGGACGTCCTCGACGTCGAGATCCCGCTCGGCGCGCTTCCCGAGCAGGCCGAGGAGTGGCAGCGGACGGTCACCGAGATGGCCGAAGAGGACGAGGAGATCACCGAGTACGTCCGCGGGCTCGAGGAGCGCGGTGACGCCGAAAGCGAGTTCACGCTGGACGACGTGAGCGGGGACAAGATCGCGGCCGAGTTCGAGCGGTACCTGCGGCGACGGCGTCCCGGCCAGGACGGTCCCGGACGGGGCTGA
- a CDS encoding methylated-DNA--[protein]-cysteine S-methyltransferase — translation MRTHTVIDSPYDRLTLVAEGESLCGLYMVQQRHRPAEETFGHPDPGAPIFVETEKQLKEYFAGQRKDFDLSLSFGGTEFQRMVWEGLLGIPYGETVSYGELADRLGKPSASRAVGLANGKNPIGIIVPCHRVIGSNGDLTGYGGGVERKRHLLDFERGGSTLF, via the coding sequence ATGCGCACGCACACCGTCATCGACAGCCCTTACGACCGGTTGACCCTGGTCGCCGAGGGCGAGAGCCTCTGCGGTCTGTACATGGTCCAGCAGCGGCACCGCCCGGCCGAGGAGACCTTCGGCCATCCGGATCCGGGCGCGCCGATCTTCGTGGAGACCGAGAAACAGCTCAAGGAGTACTTCGCCGGTCAGCGGAAGGACTTCGACCTCTCGCTGAGCTTCGGAGGCACTGAATTCCAGCGGATGGTGTGGGAAGGGCTGCTCGGGATCCCATATGGCGAGACGGTCTCCTACGGCGAACTCGCCGACCGGCTCGGCAAGCCGTCCGCGTCCCGCGCGGTCGGGCTCGCGAACGGGAAGAACCCGATCGGCATCATCGTGCCGTGTCATCGCGTCATCGGCTCCAACGGCGATCTGACCGGCTACGGCGGTGGTGTCGAACGGAAGCGGCACCTGCTCGACTTCGAACGCGGAGGCTCGACGCTGTTCTGA
- a CDS encoding ArsR/SmtB family transcription factor gives MTGLSPRKRIEDVELMRALAHPLRSALVDHLMAVGPRTASECAKAVGSTASNCSWHLRQLAQHGLVERAEGEDGRERPWRACQVGIEFGDDPELHGAQLAVAGTALAREKELTERYLDAFDRLDKEWQDASGLNGYSLRVTAAELDELVRRIDALVRPYVSAIREGVPEGTLPVHLGLRAFPRIDAEGKPSA, from the coding sequence ATGACCGGGCTGTCGCCGCGCAAGCGGATCGAAGACGTCGAGCTGATGCGGGCGCTGGCGCATCCGTTGCGGTCGGCGCTGGTGGACCATCTGATGGCGGTCGGTCCGCGGACCGCGAGCGAATGCGCGAAGGCTGTCGGCTCGACCGCCTCGAACTGCAGCTGGCACCTGCGTCAGCTGGCCCAGCACGGCCTTGTGGAACGGGCCGAGGGGGAGGACGGGCGGGAGCGGCCCTGGCGGGCCTGTCAGGTCGGCATCGAGTTCGGCGACGATCCGGAGCTGCACGGGGCGCAGCTGGCGGTCGCGGGCACCGCGCTGGCGCGGGAGAAGGAGCTGACCGAGCGCTATCTCGACGCGTTCGACAGGCTCGACAAGGAATGGCAGGACGCGTCGGGTCTCAACGGCTACTCCCTGCGGGTGACCGCGGCGGAGCTGGACGAGCTCGTCCGGAGGATCGACGCGCTCGTGCGGCCTTACGTCAGCGCGATCCGCGAAGGTGTCCCCGAAGGAACCCTGCCGGTCCACTTGGGACTGCGGGCGTTCCCGCGCATCGACGCCGAAGGGAAGCCGAGCGCGTGA
- the hisG gene encoding ATP phosphoribosyltransferase yields MLRVAVPNKGALAAAATEMLGEAGYRKRHEARDLTVLDTVNEVEFFFLRPKDIAIYVGSGELDLGITGRDLALDSGAPVEEILGLGFGGSTFRYAAPAGREWKAEDLHGKRLATSYPRLVRENLKQHGVEAEVIRLDGAVEISIQLGVADAIADVVESGRSLRQHNLVAFGDPICVSEAVLLQRAGTEHTRPKDQLKARLQGVVFAQHYMMLDYDCPRSLLEAAIAITPGLESPTVAPLAHEDWVAVRAMVPRKEVNRIMDELAETGAKAVLASDIRACRL; encoded by the coding sequence ATGCTGCGTGTCGCCGTGCCGAACAAGGGAGCCCTCGCCGCCGCCGCGACGGAGATGCTCGGAGAGGCCGGCTACCGCAAGCGACATGAGGCCCGCGATCTGACCGTGCTGGACACGGTCAACGAGGTCGAGTTCTTCTTCCTGCGTCCCAAGGACATCGCGATCTACGTCGGGTCCGGCGAGCTGGATCTCGGCATCACCGGCCGCGACCTCGCGCTCGACTCCGGCGCCCCGGTGGAGGAGATCCTCGGCCTCGGCTTCGGCGGTTCCACCTTCCGGTATGCCGCACCAGCGGGCCGGGAGTGGAAGGCCGAGGACCTGCACGGCAAACGGCTCGCGACGTCGTACCCGCGGCTCGTGCGGGAGAACCTGAAGCAGCACGGGGTGGAGGCGGAGGTGATCCGCCTCGACGGCGCCGTCGAGATCTCGATCCAGCTCGGCGTGGCCGACGCGATCGCGGACGTCGTCGAGTCGGGGCGTTCGCTGCGCCAGCACAACCTCGTGGCCTTCGGGGACCCGATCTGCGTGTCGGAGGCGGTCCTGCTGCAGCGGGCGGGCACCGAGCACACCCGGCCCAAGGACCAGCTGAAGGCGCGGCTGCAGGGTGTCGTGTTCGCCCAGCACTACATGATGCTGGACTACGACTGCCCGCGTTCGCTGCTGGAAGCGGCCATCGCGATCACGCCGGGCCTCGAGTCGCCGACCGTCGCGCCGCTGGCGCACGAAGACTGGGTGGCCGTGCGGGCGATGGTGCCGCGCAAGGAGGTCAACCGGATCATGGACGAACTCGCCGAGACCGGCGCCAAGGCCGTCCTGGCCTCGGACATCCGGGCCTGTCGGCTGTAA
- a CDS encoding phosphoribosyl-ATP diphosphatase gives MKTFDELFAELAERARTRPDGSGTVAALDAGVHAQGKKVLEEAGEVWIAAEHESDDRLAEEISQLLYRLQVLMIGRGLSKEDVYRYL, from the coding sequence GTGAAGACCTTCGATGAGCTGTTCGCCGAGCTTGCCGAGCGCGCCCGTACGCGCCCCGACGGTTCCGGCACCGTCGCCGCGCTGGACGCGGGAGTGCACGCACAGGGCAAGAAGGTGCTCGAAGAGGCGGGCGAAGTGTGGATCGCCGCCGAGCACGAATCCGACGACAGGCTCGCGGAGGAGATTTCACAGCTGCTGTACCGGTTGCAGGTACTCATGATCGGCCGTGGACTGTCGAAAGAGGACGTGTACCGGTACCTGTGA
- a CDS encoding ABC-F family ATP-binding cassette domain-containing protein, with translation MSLSLIAKDLVHSYGARIVLDGVNLTASAGQRLGLVGENGVGKSTLLRLLAGVEEPDGGEVLRGDDLGFLLQELPFPLTARFSDVIDDALAEIRRASARLGELTEALTEHPDDTAVLDEYGTVLEWAQAHDLWDADRRAEVVCAGLGLAGIDPARELGTLSGGQRSRLGLAALLIRRPGTLVLDEPTNHLDDAAMEFLEQHLASLTGVLVLSSHDRVFLDAVCTDIVDLDPALGGPTRYGGTYSDYLDQKRAERARWEQRYAEEQDELKELRESVAVTARNVAHNRPQRDNAKMLYDFKTGRVQKQISRRVRNAQLRLDELERDQVRKPPAPLRFQGGLTGEPGEDKTAISVRDIEIAGRLRLATLDITTTSRLLITGGNGAGKSTLLSVLAGSLAPDSGTVLSGRGVRIGMLAQDVVFAEPEKTAQRTYAETLGEDAPPLRGLGLLAPRDLGTRVGALSVGQRRRLALALLIADPPEVLLLDEPTNHISLTLAEELFAALESAPGAVVIASHDRWLRRDWAGDHLRLEAGRAAV, from the coding sequence ATGTCTCTTTCCCTGATCGCCAAGGACCTCGTCCACTCCTACGGCGCCCGTATCGTGCTCGACGGCGTGAACCTGACCGCTTCTGCCGGGCAGCGGCTCGGCCTGGTCGGCGAGAACGGCGTCGGGAAGTCCACGCTCCTGCGGCTGCTGGCCGGGGTCGAAGAGCCCGACGGTGGCGAGGTGCTGCGAGGCGACGACCTCGGATTCCTCTTGCAGGAGCTGCCTTTCCCCCTGACAGCGCGATTCTCCGACGTCATCGACGACGCTCTCGCCGAGATACGGCGAGCGTCGGCGAGGCTCGGCGAACTGACCGAAGCGCTCACGGAGCACCCGGACGACACGGCGGTGCTCGACGAGTACGGCACGGTGCTCGAATGGGCCCAGGCACACGATCTCTGGGATGCCGACCGGCGGGCCGAGGTCGTCTGCGCGGGACTCGGGCTCGCCGGGATCGACCCGGCGCGCGAACTGGGCACCCTGTCCGGCGGGCAGCGGTCCCGGCTCGGCCTCGCCGCGCTGCTGATCCGGCGTCCGGGCACGCTGGTACTGGACGAGCCGACGAACCATCTCGACGATGCCGCGATGGAGTTCCTGGAGCAGCATCTCGCGTCGCTGACCGGTGTCCTCGTGCTGTCGTCACACGATCGCGTGTTCCTCGACGCGGTGTGCACCGACATCGTCGACCTCGACCCGGCGCTGGGCGGCCCGACCCGGTACGGCGGCACGTATTCCGACTACCTGGACCAGAAACGGGCCGAACGGGCGCGCTGGGAGCAGCGCTACGCCGAAGAGCAGGACGAGCTCAAGGAACTGCGCGAATCGGTGGCCGTCACCGCGCGCAACGTCGCGCACAACCGGCCGCAGCGCGACAACGCCAAGATGCTCTACGACTTCAAGACCGGGAGGGTGCAGAAACAGATCTCGCGCCGGGTCCGCAACGCGCAACTGCGGCTCGACGAACTGGAACGCGACCAGGTGCGGAAGCCGCCCGCGCCGCTGCGGTTCCAGGGCGGCCTGACCGGCGAACCCGGCGAGGACAAGACGGCGATCTCGGTGCGGGACATCGAGATCGCCGGGCGGCTGCGGCTGGCGACGCTCGACATCACGACGACGTCGAGACTCCTGATCACCGGCGGGAACGGTGCCGGGAAGTCGACGCTGCTGTCCGTGCTGGCAGGCTCACTGGCACCGGACTCCGGGACCGTCCTTTCCGGACGCGGGGTGCGGATCGGCATGCTGGCCCAGGATGTCGTGTTCGCCGAGCCGGAGAAGACCGCGCAGCGGACCTACGCCGAAACCCTCGGCGAGGACGCTCCCCCGTTGCGCGGCCTGGGACTGCTGGCCCCGCGCGATCTCGGGACCAGGGTGGGCGCGCTCTCGGTCGGGCAGCGACGGCGGCTCGCACTCGCGTTGCTGATCGCCGATCCGCCGGAGGTGCTCCTGCTGGACGAGCCGACGAACCACATCTCGCTCACCCTGGCCGAGGAGTTGTTCGCCGCGCTCGAGTCCGCGCCTGGCGCCGTCGTCATCGCTTCTCACGACCGGTGGCTGCGGCGGGACTGGGCGGGCGATCACCTTCGGCTGGAAGCCGGTCGCGCCGCCGTGTAG
- a CDS encoding ParA family protein — protein MQITSVVNQKGGVGKTSLSVGAAAALAERGRRVLLIDLDPQGHATTELLGLDEVAPNMPSLAKALTKVWKGPIEELAVPHPRSNLGRGGAFDVIPTSPGMFDLIRRLDQFRVPGWQLARVIQFANYDHIIIDCPPALDVLTNNALAASHGILVPVQPDRTSIRALRLLSDQVRYVEQTVGRPPIAYYGLVPGLYRRPVSHYAAAALQELYGFGIPMLSHVPLGVVMNEAAAHGVPVTTYAPETLQALSFREIAETLDGYLKNHPAPAIVPADEEFVFEDFITEVSVTRSANDNGARKRLYDLMPKKPNRPR, from the coding sequence ATGCAGATCACCTCGGTGGTCAACCAGAAAGGCGGGGTCGGCAAGACCTCACTCAGCGTGGGCGCGGCGGCCGCACTGGCCGAACGCGGACGCCGGGTGCTGCTGATCGACCTCGACCCACAGGGCCACGCGACGACCGAACTCCTCGGGCTGGACGAGGTGGCACCGAACATGCCCAGCCTGGCCAAAGCCCTGACCAAGGTGTGGAAGGGCCCGATCGAAGAGCTCGCCGTTCCGCATCCACGCAGCAACCTCGGGCGGGGCGGCGCTTTCGACGTCATCCCGACGTCACCGGGAATGTTCGACCTGATCCGGCGGCTGGACCAGTTCCGGGTCCCCGGCTGGCAGCTGGCCAGGGTCATCCAGTTCGCGAACTACGACCACATCATCATCGACTGCCCGCCCGCGCTCGACGTGCTGACCAACAACGCGCTGGCCGCTTCGCACGGGATCCTCGTGCCGGTGCAGCCGGACCGGACGAGCATCCGGGCGTTGCGCCTGCTGTCGGACCAGGTGCGTTACGTCGAACAGACCGTCGGCCGTCCGCCGATCGCCTACTACGGCCTCGTTCCAGGGCTGTACCGCCGCCCGGTCTCGCATTACGCGGCGGCCGCGTTGCAGGAGCTGTACGGGTTCGGGATCCCGATGTTGTCGCACGTCCCGCTCGGCGTGGTGATGAACGAGGCGGCCGCGCACGGGGTGCCGGTGACGACGTACGCGCCGGAAACGCTGCAGGCCCTGTCGTTCCGGGAGATCGCGGAAACGCTGGACGGGTACCTGAAGAACCACCCCGCCCCGGCGATCGTGCCCGCGGACGAGGAGTTCGTCTTCGAGGACTTCATCACCGAGGTCTCGGTGACCCGCAGCGCCAACGACAACGGCGCGCGGAAACGGCTCTACGACCTCATGCCCAAGAAGCCGAACCGGCCCCGCTAG
- a CDS encoding MFS transporter, whose translation MKPLREPAFARLWIAAFFSETAEWMLQIALPVFVFKATGSAATTATSIVLGLVPAVLLSPVAGVLADRWNRRLVLCVVCAGQAFVALPLLFVASGGPVFVIYGVMAAQAGLASLFEPARNALVPELIAPDELIGANGLMSINGSVARLAGGWAGGLLLGFGGLGWVVVAYLGVLVIGSALLARPFRRAAAPIPAGPHEPVLRAWLDGLREIGREGRLRLAGVVVVLTSLAQGMFLVLFVVFVLDILNGTEGDVGLLRGVQALGGLAAGFAVATVARKVAPTALLGWGGLALGLLSAVIWNLPALTVSLPLGVFIGLFGLVGAPGVLAGSGLLSLVQTTASPERSGRVLSTVFAGTAGFTALGALLAGGLVTVLGTGVLLNVQAGLHVASALTVLGVSASGRLRRDAILAVRRSG comes from the coding sequence GTGAAACCGCTGAGAGAACCCGCTTTCGCGCGGCTGTGGATCGCCGCCTTCTTCTCCGAGACCGCCGAGTGGATGCTGCAGATCGCGCTGCCGGTGTTCGTTTTCAAAGCGACCGGTTCCGCCGCCACCACGGCGACGAGCATCGTGCTCGGCCTGGTGCCCGCCGTGCTGCTCAGCCCGGTCGCCGGCGTGCTCGCGGACCGCTGGAACCGGCGGCTGGTGCTGTGCGTGGTGTGCGCGGGGCAGGCGTTCGTGGCCCTGCCGTTGCTGTTCGTCGCGTCCGGCGGCCCGGTGTTCGTGATCTACGGCGTCATGGCCGCGCAGGCGGGCCTCGCCTCGTTGTTCGAGCCCGCCCGCAACGCGCTCGTGCCGGAACTGATCGCGCCGGACGAGCTGATCGGCGCCAACGGTCTCATGAGCATCAACGGCAGCGTCGCGCGTCTCGCCGGAGGGTGGGCGGGCGGCCTCCTGCTCGGTTTCGGCGGCCTGGGCTGGGTCGTGGTCGCGTATCTCGGCGTGCTGGTGATCGGCTCCGCCCTGCTGGCGCGCCCGTTCCGGCGGGCCGCCGCGCCGATCCCGGCTGGCCCGCACGAGCCGGTGCTGCGAGCCTGGCTCGACGGGCTCCGCGAGATCGGCCGCGAAGGGCGCCTTCGCCTCGCCGGTGTCGTCGTGGTGCTGACCTCGCTGGCGCAGGGAATGTTCCTGGTGCTGTTCGTGGTCTTCGTGCTCGACATCCTCAACGGCACCGAAGGCGACGTCGGTCTGCTGCGCGGTGTGCAGGCGCTCGGCGGGCTGGCCGCGGGATTCGCCGTCGCCACCGTCGCCCGCAAGGTCGCGCCCACCGCCCTGCTCGGCTGGGGCGGGCTCGCGCTCGGCCTGCTGTCGGCGGTGATCTGGAACCTGCCCGCGCTCACAGTGTCGCTGCCGCTGGGCGTCTTCATCGGGCTTTTCGGCCTGGTCGGCGCCCCAGGGGTGCTGGCGGGTTCCGGCCTGCTCTCACTGGTCCAGACGACCGCGTCGCCCGAGCGATCCGGCCGGGTCCTGAGCACCGTGTTCGCCGGGACCGCGGGGTTCACCGCGCTGGGCGCGCTGCTGGCGGGCGGGCTGGTGACCGTGCTGGGCACCGGTGTCCTGCTGAACGTGCAGGCGGGTCTGCACGTCGCCTCGGCGCTGACCGTGCTGGGCGTGTCGGCGTCGGGCCGCTTACGCCGTGATGCGATTTTGGCGGTTCGCCGGTCCGGGTGA
- a CDS encoding MarR family winged helix-turn-helix transcriptional regulator, with protein MPDQRELATAAALEIPRFVSATVLFQTAMAERLGISATELHGLQLVISGAATSPTELARALGMTTGAVTRMLDRMESRRLVERAPDPADRRRLAVRPLPDRLADVADLYSPVARFFGDRLARLDRRQLAALLGVLTDGRAFAEQEAARLRSEPRKEGVD; from the coding sequence ATGCCTGACCAGCGAGAACTCGCCACCGCGGCGGCTTTGGAGATCCCCCGGTTCGTCAGCGCGACCGTTCTGTTCCAGACGGCCATGGCGGAACGGCTCGGGATCAGCGCGACCGAGCTGCACGGGCTTCAGCTCGTCATCAGCGGTGCCGCGACCTCACCGACCGAGCTGGCGCGCGCCCTCGGCATGACCACCGGCGCGGTGACCCGCATGCTCGACCGCATGGAGTCGCGGCGCCTGGTCGAACGCGCTCCCGATCCCGCCGACCGCCGACGGCTCGCGGTCCGCCCGCTCCCCGACCGGCTGGCCGACGTGGCGGACCTCTACTCCCCCGTGGCCCGCTTCTTCGGCGACCGGCTCGCCAGGCTCGACCGGCGCCAGCTCGCCGCGCTTCTCGGCGTCCTGACCGACGGGCGCGCCTTCGCCGAACAAGAGGCAGCCCGGCTGCGCTCGGAGCCTCGAAAAGAGGGGGTTGACTAA